A genomic stretch from Pseudomonas sp. MUP55 includes:
- a CDS encoding IS3 family transposase, which yields MAKNLLKRNFEPTAINQVWCGDVTSLMVGKRWYHLAAVIDLFARRIVGWAFSLINDANLVSRALRMAVEVRGKHAGLMFHSDQGCQYTSQLFQSELLEHGITQSMSRRGQCWDNAPTERFFGTLKSEWVPTKGYTTVEEAKQDMTRFFMRYNRIRLHSYNNYLSPIAMEQEAA from the coding sequence GTGGCCAAGAACCTGCTCAAGCGTAACTTCGAGCCAACCGCAATTAATCAGGTCTGGTGCGGCGACGTTACCAGCCTGATGGTTGGGAAACGTTGGTATCACTTGGCAGCGGTGATTGATCTGTTCGCCCGCCGAATCGTTGGCTGGGCGTTTTCTCTGATCAATGACGCCAACCTGGTTAGCAGGGCGCTGAGAATGGCGGTGGAGGTTCGAGGCAAACATGCAGGCTTGATGTTTCATTCAGATCAAGGCTGCCAATACACCAGCCAGCTCTTTCAGTCCGAGCTGCTGGAGCATGGAATAACGCAAAGCATGAGCCGCAGGGGGCAGTGCTGGGACAACGCGCCAACAGAGCGTTTCTTCGGGACGCTCAAATCAGAGTGGGTGCCCACCAAAGGCTATACGACAGTTGAAGAAGCCAAGCAGGATATGACCCGCTTTTTCATGCGATACAACCGAATCAGGCTCCACAGCTACAACAACTACCTGTCGCCAATAGCCATGGAGCAGGAGGCGGCTTGA
- a CDS encoding histidine phosphatase family protein — protein MKIKPLRLVHRFKRYSYMMLPLLLVTAGIVTALDARESRAQPVDGVQTLVFLRHGEKPAGGLGQLNCQGLNRAMNLASVLPEKFGKADFVFAADPTRNVEEGELDNSYSYIRPLMTISPSAIKLGLPVNINFSANDTSALADELVEDKYHNATIYTAWSHGYLPELINKVASEAVGEKHTITEDWSGNDYDSLYVLTLTWHNGKASLLSRNYKQGLNNGEETCPNPTQVSADT, from the coding sequence ATGAAGATCAAGCCTCTGCGCCTTGTGCACCGATTCAAACGCTATTCATACATGATGTTGCCGCTGCTGCTGGTGACGGCCGGAATTGTCACCGCACTGGACGCCCGTGAAAGCCGTGCGCAACCGGTGGACGGCGTGCAAACCCTGGTGTTCCTGCGCCATGGCGAAAAACCCGCCGGCGGTCTCGGCCAACTCAATTGCCAGGGCCTGAACCGGGCAATGAACCTGGCCAGCGTACTGCCGGAAAAATTCGGCAAGGCCGATTTCGTCTTCGCCGCCGACCCGACGCGCAATGTCGAGGAAGGCGAGCTGGACAATTCCTACAGCTACATTCGCCCGCTGATGACCATCAGCCCCAGCGCCATCAAGCTGGGCTTGCCAGTCAACATCAACTTCTCGGCGAACGACACCAGCGCCCTGGCCGACGAACTGGTCGAAGACAAATACCACAACGCCACGATCTACACCGCCTGGTCCCACGGTTACCTGCCGGAGCTGATCAATAAAGTCGCCAGCGAAGCAGTTGGTGAAAAACACACCATTACCGAAGACTGGTCCGGCAACGACTACGACTCGCTGTACGTGCTCACGCTGACCTGGCACAACGGCAAGGCCTCGCTGCTCAGCCGCAACTACAAGCAGGGGCTCAATAATGGTGAGGAAACCTGCCCAAACCCGACCCAGGTCAGCGCAGATACCTGA
- the mnmH gene encoding tRNA 2-selenouridine(34) synthase MnmH, giving the protein MATDITDYRDIFLSDRPMMDTRAPVEFAKGAFPGVINLPLMTDDERQRVGTCYKQQGQQAAIVLGHELVSGAIKAERIERWARFAQAHPDGYLYCFRGGLRSQIVQQWLKTEAGIDYPRVGGGYKAMRTFLLDTLEQATAECDFVLLGGMTGTGKTEVLGQLRNALDLEGHANHRGSSFGKRATAQPSTIDFENRLSVDLLKKRAAGIEQFVVEDESRMIGSCALPLPLHKSMQTLPMVWLEDSVEGRVERILRDYVVDLCAEFIEVWGESGQALFAERLTQSLANIHKRLGGERFQRLQAILQEALAEQARSGAVELHRVWIEGLLREYYDPMYAFQRESKGARIEFAGEQGAVVAYLRERAARVG; this is encoded by the coding sequence ATGGCGACTGACATCACCGATTACCGCGATATTTTCCTCAGCGACCGGCCGATGATGGACACCCGCGCGCCGGTCGAATTCGCCAAGGGCGCGTTCCCCGGTGTGATCAACCTGCCGCTGATGACCGACGACGAACGCCAGCGCGTCGGCACCTGTTATAAGCAGCAAGGCCAGCAGGCTGCAATTGTGCTGGGCCACGAGTTGGTGTCGGGGGCGATCAAGGCCGAACGCATCGAGCGCTGGGCACGATTCGCCCAGGCCCATCCAGACGGCTACCTGTACTGCTTTCGCGGCGGGCTGCGTTCGCAGATCGTGCAGCAATGGCTGAAAACCGAAGCGGGTATCGACTACCCCCGCGTCGGCGGTGGCTACAAGGCCATGCGCACCTTTTTGCTGGACACGCTGGAACAGGCCACCGCCGAATGTGATTTCGTCCTGCTCGGCGGCATGACCGGCACCGGCAAGACCGAAGTGCTCGGCCAGTTGCGCAACGCCCTGGACCTGGAAGGCCATGCCAATCATCGCGGCTCCAGCTTCGGCAAGCGCGCCACGGCGCAACCCTCCACCATCGACTTCGAAAACCGCCTTTCGGTGGACCTGCTGAAGAAGCGCGCAGCGGGCATCGAGCAGTTCGTGGTCGAGGACGAGAGCCGCATGATCGGCAGTTGCGCGTTGCCGCTGCCGCTGCACAAAAGCATGCAGACGTTACCCATGGTGTGGCTGGAAGACAGCGTTGAAGGCCGCGTCGAACGTATCCTGCGCGATTACGTGGTCGACCTGTGCGCCGAGTTCATTGAGGTATGGGGTGAGAGTGGCCAGGCGTTGTTTGCCGAGCGCCTGACCCAAAGCCTGGCCAATATCCATAAGCGCCTGGGGGGCGAGCGCTTCCAGCGGCTGCAGGCGATTTTGCAGGAGGCGCTGGCGGAGCAGGCGCGCAGTGGCGCGGTGGAGCTGCACCGGGTGTGGATTGAAGGGTTGTTGCGTGAGTATTACGACCCGATGTATGCGTTCCAGCGTGAGAGCAAGGGCGCGCGGATCGAGTTTGCCGGCGAGCAGGGCGCGGTGGTGGCGTATTTGCGCGAGCGGGCCGCTCGGGTGGGGTGA
- a CDS encoding permease, giving the protein MSNLSSAQPNRGWSFWCKPALFLLVACIGLYYVKWSPYYLKAFVAADNHSIGASILNDQQSSPLAAALAYAQVYFLAIWKAAVLAVILGSLLQVLIPRDWLLRLFGRAGLGSTLRGGLFALPGMMCSCCAAPVAAGMRRQKVSVGAALAFWIANPVLNPATLVFMGFVLGWGFTALRLVAGIVLVVGVSLVAQRIARPEQVPEAALEAVAEVSTVESGSFLARWLRILWQLFWSTIPVYILAVLILGAARVWLFPHVDGAMADSLVWLVPLAIVGTLFVIPTAAEIPIVQTMMTLGMGNGPAVALLMTLPSVSLPSLLMLRKDFDARVLVTVAGLTMLMGVVCGLIGAVIL; this is encoded by the coding sequence ATGTCCAACCTTTCTTCTGCCCAGCCCAACCGGGGCTGGTCGTTCTGGTGCAAACCTGCGCTGTTTCTGCTGGTGGCCTGTATCGGCCTCTATTATGTGAAATGGTCGCCCTACTACCTCAAGGCGTTCGTCGCGGCCGATAACCACAGCATCGGCGCCTCGATTCTCAATGACCAGCAAAGCTCGCCCCTCGCGGCGGCGCTGGCCTATGCCCAGGTGTATTTCCTGGCGATCTGGAAAGCCGCCGTCCTGGCAGTAATCCTCGGTTCGCTGCTGCAGGTGCTGATCCCTCGCGACTGGCTGTTGCGCCTGTTTGGCCGCGCCGGCCTGGGCTCGACCCTGCGCGGCGGGCTGTTCGCCTTGCCGGGCATGATGTGCAGTTGCTGCGCGGCGCCCGTTGCGGCAGGTATGCGGCGGCAAAAGGTATCGGTCGGCGCGGCGCTGGCGTTCTGGATCGCCAACCCGGTATTGAACCCGGCCACATTGGTGTTCATGGGCTTCGTGCTGGGCTGGGGCTTTACCGCGCTGCGGCTGGTGGCCGGGATCGTGCTGGTGGTGGGTGTGTCGTTGGTGGCGCAGCGCATTGCACGTCCGGAGCAAGTACCGGAAGCGGCGCTCGAGGCGGTGGCCGAAGTCAGCACCGTTGAGTCCGGCTCCTTCCTCGCGCGCTGGTTACGCATTTTGTGGCAGCTGTTCTGGAGCACCATCCCGGTGTATATCCTCGCGGTGCTGATCCTCGGCGCGGCACGGGTGTGGCTGTTCCCACACGTGGACGGGGCGATGGCCGACAGCCTGGTATGGCTGGTACCGCTGGCAATCGTCGGCACGCTGTTCGTGATTCCTACGGCGGCGGAGATTCCGATCGTACAGACCATGATGACCCTGGGCATGGGCAACGGGCCGGCGGTCGCCTTGTTGATGACCCTGCCGAGCGTCAGCCTGCCGTCGCTGCTGATGCTGCGTAAGGACTTCGATGCGCGGGTGCTGGTGACCGTGGCCGGGTTGACCATGTTGATGGGGGTGGTGTGCGGGTTGATCGGGGCGGTGATTCTTTAG
- a CDS encoding glutathione S-transferase N-terminal domain-containing protein, giving the protein MNALAAFPINSKWPAQHPERLQLYSLPTPNGVKVSIMLEELGLPYEAHKVSFDTQDQLSPEFLSLNPNNKIPAIIDPNGPSGQPLALFESGAILIYLAEKTSRLLSEDPATRYETLQWLMFQMAGIGPMFGQVGFFNKFAGKAYEDKRPRDRYAAESRRLLQVLEKRLLGRTWIMGDDYSIADIATFPWIRNLIGFYESGDLVGIADFPNVLRALDGFVARPAVIRGLNIPS; this is encoded by the coding sequence ATGAACGCACTCGCCGCTTTCCCGATCAACAGCAAATGGCCCGCCCAGCACCCGGAGCGCCTGCAGCTGTATTCGTTGCCCACGCCCAACGGCGTCAAGGTCTCGATCATGCTCGAAGAGCTGGGGCTGCCTTATGAAGCGCACAAGGTCAGTTTTGACACCCAGGACCAATTGTCCCCGGAATTCCTGTCGCTGAACCCCAACAACAAAATCCCCGCGATCATCGATCCCAATGGCCCAAGCGGCCAGCCGCTGGCGTTGTTCGAGTCCGGCGCGATCCTGATTTACCTGGCGGAAAAAACCAGCCGGCTGCTCTCCGAAGACCCGGCGACCCGCTATGAAACCCTTCAGTGGTTGATGTTCCAGATGGCCGGCATCGGCCCGATGTTCGGCCAGGTGGGGTTCTTCAACAAGTTCGCGGGCAAGGCGTATGAAGACAAGCGTCCGCGTGACCGCTACGCCGCCGAGTCCCGCCGGTTGCTCCAGGTGCTGGAAAAACGCCTGCTGGGCCGTACCTGGATCATGGGGGATGACTACAGCATCGCGGACATCGCCACCTTCCCCTGGATTCGCAACCTGATCGGCTTCTACGAGTCGGGCGATCTGGTGGGCATCGCCGATTTTCCCAACGTACTGCGCGCACTGGACGGCTTTGTCGCACGCCCAGCGGTGATCCGTGGCCTGAACATTCCGAGCTGA
- a CDS encoding PhzF family phenazine biosynthesis protein gives MPTFDFKQLDVFSSVPLKGNPLAVVVGADSLTDQQMADFAKWTNLSETTFLLTPRDPRADYRVRIFTTLQELPFAGHPTLGSCHAWLHAGGVPRGKEIVQECEIGLVRIRREGDELAFIAPPLLRSGAVEASLLERVRLGLGLAPDAIVRSQWVDNGAGWLAVMLADRHAVLEIKPDYSQLLGLAVGVIAPCTVDDAQFEVRAFIAGDGAQEDPATGSLNAGLAQWLLSEGLAPERYVVCQGTAMGRAGRIRIERQGDEIWVGGAVALCIDGRLQL, from the coding sequence ATGCCGACTTTCGATTTCAAGCAACTGGATGTATTCAGCAGTGTGCCGCTCAAAGGCAACCCGCTGGCGGTGGTGGTCGGCGCCGACAGCCTGACGGACCAGCAGATGGCCGATTTCGCCAAGTGGACCAACCTTAGCGAAACAACGTTTCTGCTGACGCCCCGCGACCCACGCGCCGACTATCGCGTAAGAATTTTCACGACTTTGCAGGAGCTGCCGTTTGCCGGGCATCCGACGCTGGGCAGTTGCCATGCGTGGTTGCACGCAGGTGGCGTACCGCGTGGGAAAGAGATCGTTCAGGAGTGCGAAATTGGCTTGGTGCGCATCCGGCGCGAAGGCGACGAGCTGGCGTTTATCGCGCCACCGCTGTTGCGTTCGGGGGCCGTGGAGGCGTCGCTGCTGGAACGTGTGCGCCTGGGGCTGGGCCTGGCGCCCGACGCGATTGTGCGCAGCCAATGGGTGGATAACGGTGCCGGTTGGCTGGCGGTGATGCTGGCCGATCGTCACGCCGTGCTGGAGATCAAGCCGGACTACTCGCAACTGCTCGGGTTGGCGGTCGGCGTCATTGCTCCGTGCACGGTGGACGACGCGCAGTTCGAGGTGCGCGCCTTTATCGCCGGCGACGGTGCCCAGGAAGACCCGGCCACCGGCAGCTTGAATGCCGGCCTTGCCCAATGGTTGCTCAGTGAGGGCCTGGCGCCGGAGCGCTATGTGGTCTGCCAGGGCACGGCCATGGGGCGTGCGGGGCGTATTCGTATCGAGCGCCAGGGCGATGAAATCTGGGTGGGCGGGGCCGTTGCGTTATGCATCGATGGCCGTTTGCAGCTCTAG
- a CDS encoding IS3 family transposase, with translation MQLHVESRESAGARMISQRLKAQQIKAGRYLVAKLMAEANLASKQRRRHQYRSLEASKHLWPRTCSSVTSSQPQLIRSGAATLPA, from the coding sequence GTGCAATTGCATGTCGAAAGCCGGGAAAGTGCAGGCGCACGGATGATCTCTCAGCGCCTGAAGGCCCAGCAGATCAAGGCGGGAAGGTATTTAGTTGCAAAGCTCATGGCGGAGGCAAATCTGGCCAGCAAACAGCGTCGCCGCCATCAGTATCGCTCTCTAGAGGCGTCGAAGCATTTGTGGCCAAGAACCTGCTCAAGCGTAACTTCGAGCCAACCGCAATTAATCAGGTCTGGTGCGGCGACGTTACCAGCCTGA
- the hemB gene encoding porphobilinogen synthase codes for MTSQFPQARPRRLRRSPELRGLFQESEFTLNDLVLPIFVEEEIDDFVPITSMPGVLRIPEKKLAGEIERYARAGIKSVMTFGVSHHLDANGSDTWKERGLVSRMSSIIKDAVPEMIVMSDTCFCEYTDHGHCGVMHGAHVDNDATLVNLGKQAVAAARAGADVIAPSAAMDGQVQAIRRALDDAGFTHIPIMAYSTKFASALYGPFREAGGSALKGDRKSYQMNPMNRREAVRESLLDEQEGADALMVKPAGAYLDIIRDIREASRLPVAAYQVSGEYAMIKFGAQAGAIDEDRVVRETLGSIKRAGADLIFTYFAMDLALAGI; via the coding sequence ATGACCAGCCAGTTCCCCCAAGCCCGCCCACGTCGCCTGCGCCGCTCCCCGGAGCTGCGTGGCTTGTTCCAGGAAAGCGAATTTACCCTCAACGACCTGGTGCTGCCGATCTTCGTCGAAGAAGAAATCGATGACTTCGTGCCGATCACCAGCATGCCGGGCGTGTTGCGTATCCCCGAGAAAAAACTGGCCGGCGAGATCGAGCGTTATGCCCGTGCCGGCATCAAGTCGGTGATGACCTTTGGCGTGTCCCACCACCTGGACGCCAATGGCAGCGACACCTGGAAGGAACGCGGCCTGGTCTCGCGCATGTCGTCGATCATCAAGGACGCCGTGCCGGAAATGATCGTGATGTCCGACACCTGCTTTTGCGAATACACCGATCACGGCCACTGCGGTGTCATGCATGGCGCCCACGTCGACAATGACGCAACCCTGGTCAACCTGGGTAAACAAGCCGTGGCCGCCGCCCGCGCCGGCGCCGACGTGATCGCCCCCTCGGCGGCGATGGACGGCCAGGTCCAGGCCATCCGCCGCGCCCTCGACGACGCGGGCTTCACCCACATCCCGATCATGGCCTACTCCACCAAATTTGCCTCGGCGCTCTACGGTCCGTTCCGCGAAGCTGGCGGCAGCGCCCTCAAGGGCGACCGCAAAAGCTATCAAATGAACCCGATGAACCGCCGCGAAGCCGTACGCGAATCGCTGCTCGACGAGCAGGAAGGCGCCGATGCGCTGATGGTCAAACCGGCCGGCGCCTACCTCGACATCATCCGCGACATCCGCGAAGCCTCCCGCCTGCCCGTGGCGGCGTATCAGGTAAGTGGTGAGTACGCGATGATCAAATTCGGTGCCCAGGCGGGTGCTATCGATGAAGACCGCGTCGTGCGCGAGACCTTGGGCTCGATCAAACGGGCGGGGGCGGATTTGATATTTACGTACTTTGCGATGGATTTGGCGTTGGCGGGGATTTAA
- a CDS encoding transposase: protein MQQRKTYTHEFKQRAASMVLDDNCSVPDVCASMDVGPTALRRWVDQVRKERHKGQPVAGTKAISDEQR, encoded by the coding sequence ATGCAACAGCGAAAGACCTATACCCACGAGTTCAAGCAACGTGCTGCAAGCATGGTTCTTGATGATAACTGCTCAGTTCCCGACGTCTGCGCATCGATGGACGTTGGCCCTACGGCTCTGCGCCGCTGGGTTGATCAGGTTCGTAAAGAACGTCACAAAGGGCAGCCAGTGGCAGGTACCAAGGCTATCAGCGACGAACAGCGATAG